The Tenrec ecaudatus isolate mTenEca1 chromosome 14, mTenEca1.hap1, whole genome shotgun sequence genome contains a region encoding:
- the LOC142426837 gene encoding epididymal secretory protein E3-beta-like → MASFLKHLGPALVLLFSLWEQLTQGQCASSRLFMKQHYLSTSKEFKLYTCDALMKEREGLKDMEVFMFIYTGWHQIDSVCRKTYTERYINVNVRKDQPFKVLLCFKRSSKPAYIERRMYTYLQFHCDMDGYVDAMEDVTF, encoded by the coding sequence ATGGCATCTTTTCTGAAACACCTGGGCCCTGCCTTGGTCCTACTGTTCTCCTTATGGGAACAACTTACACAAGGCCAGTGCGCCTCCTCTCGTCTGTTCATGAAACAGCACTACCTGAGCACGTCGAAGGAATTCAAGCTGTACACATGCGATGCCCTTATGAAGGAGAGAGAGGGTCTGAAAGACATGGAGGTCTTCATGTTCATCTATACCGGATGGCACCAGATCGACAGTGTGTGCAGGAAGACTTACACGGAACGGTACATCAATGTGAACGTGCGGAAGGATCAACCTTTCAAAGTGCTCCTCTGTTTTAAGAGGAGTTCAAAGCCTGCCTACATAGAGAGAAGGATGTACACTTACCTTCAGTTCCACTGTGACATGGACGGGTATGTGGATGCAATGGAAGATGTAACATTTTAA